One candidate division WOR-3 bacterium genomic window, GTCATCAGAAATCGCCCTTGCCCCAGCCTGCCACATCCCGCCCAGTTCTGCCAGTTCTTTACCCTGCCGGCCCTTTGTGCAACAGCCTACTGGAATGACCCGTGCCGCATCTGCTGTTCTTGCCGCTTCCAGTTCAAACCGCACCAGCGCCTCGGAATCTATCGGCGGCGTCGTATTGGGCATCGGGCAAATCTGGGTCCAGCCACCGGCAAATGCTGCCCGGCACCCGGAAGCGATACTCTCCTTTTGCTCTTCACCCGGCTGGCGCAGATGACAGTGCAGGTCAATGAAGCCCGGTGCCAGATACCGGTTACGGCAGTCAATCTTTTCCGCATCCGCCGCCCGCAGATTGCGCCCTACCGCCTTGATTCTGCCGTCTTCGATCAGGACATCGGCAACCCTGACCGTGCCTTTCAACGGGTCAATAACCCGACCGCCCGTAAAAAGCCGCCGGCTCATTTTGCCTCCTCACTCAAAATGCCCCGCTTCCGGGCGAGCAGATAAAAAACCGCCATCCGCACCGCAACACCGTTCTTCACCTGATTCATAATCAATGTCTGGGGCAGTTCCCGCACATCGTAGTCCATCTCAACACCCCAGTTTACCGGTCCGGGATGAATGATAACCGTCTCCGGATTCAACTTCGCCAGCCGCTCCCGGGTTAAACCGTAAAACTGGCGATACTCACGCAGACTGGGGATAAAGTTTGCCGTCATCCGTTCCGTCTGCAGCCGTAGCATATTGACAACATCCACCTCGGACAAAATCCGGTCCAGATGATAGAAAACCTCGCAACCCAGTTCCTCAATACCCGCGGGCAGAAGGGTTGGTGGTCCACAGACCGCAACCTGCGCACCCAACTTGTTCAAAAGCAGGATGTTGGACCTTGCCACCCGGGAATGGGCGATATCGCCGACAATCAACACCCGCTTGCCTTCCAGTGTTCCAAAATGCTCCAGGAGTGTAAACGCATCGAGCAGTGCCTGGGTCGGATGCTCGTGGCACCCATCACCGGCATTGACCACAAAACAGGAGACGCGTCGCGCCAGGAAATGGGGCACGCCGGCAACACTGTGCCGGACAACAATCCCATCGACCCGCATCGCTTCAATATTGGCGACCGTATCAAGAATACTTTCCCCCTTCTTGACCGCTGAAGCACCAACCGCAAAGTTGAGGCACTGTGCCGAGAGCCGGCTTGCCGCCAGGTTAAAAGAGGTTATCGTGCGGGTTGATGGTTCAAAGAACAGGTTGACAATCGCCTTACCCCGCAGCACCGGCACAATCGGAATCGGTCGGTCCAGCACCTCGCGAAACCGCCGCGCCTGTTCGAGAATCGCCTGAATTTCTTCCCGCGTCAGTTCGGCAATCCCGAGCAGATGTTTGAGTCCTGCCATTTACTCCTTCCGGATTAATACCACCTCATCATGCCCGTCAACCTCTTTCAGGTAAATATCAACAATATCATCACGCCGGGTTTCAATCTTCCGCCCAACAAAGTCAGGCTGAATCGGCAGTTCGCGATGACCCCGGTCAATCAACACCAGAAGTTGCACCGCCCGGGGCCGGCCAAAATCAAGTAACTCGGTCAGCGCTGCCCGTACCGTGCGCCCGGTAAAAATCACATCGTCCACGAGAACAACCGTTTTATCATTGATATCGAACTCGATGTTTGAGCCGCGCACAATCGGTGTCTCTGCCACCAGCTGCAAATCGTCGCGGTAAAGGGTGATGTCGATCGAACCCACCGGGACATTGCCCAAACCAACCGCAATGCGCTGTGCCAGCGGTACCCCGCGGCGCTGAATACCAACCAGCAGCAAATCCCCCTGGTCCTTATTGCTCCGCGCCACCGCGGCGGTCAGGTTGCGCACCAGCGCACCAATCTCTGCCGCGGAAAGGAGCCGCCGCTTCATTTTAAAAGCAGTGCCAGCGGCACGAGTACACAGTAGCCTAAAACCAATAGAATCGGCGCCAGCGTAATCGAACCCTGTGCCAGGGTGATAAAGCCCACGACAATCGTTACCAGGCCGGCACCCAACAGCGCATAGTTCTTTTTCGTCAACTTCAACTCCGGTGCCGGCGGCGTTTTGACCGCTGGTGCCACCTTCGCCTTTTGACTCTTCTCACTTTTCCGTTTCATCTTCTCCGCTCATCATATTCAGCCCGCACTTAAAGTCAAGAAACATCATCGGCCGCTGGCAACCGTCTTTTAAGGTAGGCAACAATCGTTGCCGATTCTGCCGGCAGCAAAAGATGGACGCCGCGAAAGTTGTCCAGAAAGTTGCGCTCCTTGAACGGCGAAAGCACCACCCCGCCATTTGTAAAAAAGAAACGCCGGAATCGGCTCCACTCGTAGGTGTAGGAAAATATCCCCTTGTCCACCGTCACACCCTGAGAAGAGAATGTATACTTCACCGGTAAGAAATAGGTGTGAGTTGCGCCGAACAGCACAACCACCGCCACCCCAAAAAGCAAAAAGCCAAAGGCAAACAGGGTAAAAATCAGAAAGCCAATTATGAACAGTCCAACCAGCACCGTACGCCCGGGCATCTCCTTTGCCCGATGCACTTTCCAGGAAATCGATGCCGGGCAATAGTCTGATGAGCCATTAGCGCAGAATTCGGTTCCTGTCCCATTATGCTCTTGTGATTCCATATTTGCTCTCTGCTGCTCCGCGGTGGTGGGCCCGGTCCGGGTCGAACGGACGACCAACTGATTATGAGTCAGTTGCTCTGACCATCTGAGCTACGGGCCCGTAAGAAATAATAATCTGAACTTCAGTACCGGTCAATTAAGTTCACCACTCCGACTCG contains:
- a CDS encoding DUF3098 domain-containing protein — translated: MKRKSEKSQKAKVAPAVKTPPAPELKLTKKNYALLGAGLVTIVVGFITLAQGSITLAPILLVLGYCVLVPLALLLK
- the pyrR gene encoding bifunctional pyr operon transcriptional regulator/uracil phosphoribosyltransferase PyrR, giving the protein MKRRLLSAAEIGALVRNLTAAVARSNKDQGDLLLVGIQRRGVPLAQRIAVGLGNVPVGSIDITLYRDDLQLVAETPIVRGSNIEFDINDKTVVLVDDVIFTGRTVRAALTELLDFGRPRAVQLLVLIDRGHRELPIQPDFVGRKIETRRDDIVDIYLKEVDGHDEVVLIRKE
- a CDS encoding aspartate carbamoyltransferase catalytic subunit, whose amino-acid sequence is MAGLKHLLGIAELTREEIQAILEQARRFREVLDRPIPIVPVLRGKAIVNLFFEPSTRTITSFNLAASRLSAQCLNFAVGASAVKKGESILDTVANIEAMRVDGIVVRHSVAGVPHFLARRVSCFVVNAGDGCHEHPTQALLDAFTLLEHFGTLEGKRVLIVGDIAHSRVARSNILLLNKLGAQVAVCGPPTLLPAGIEELGCEVFYHLDRILSEVDVVNMLRLQTERMTANFIPSLREYRQFYGLTRERLAKLNPETVIIHPGPVNWGVEMDYDVRELPQTLIMNQVKNGVAVRMAVFYLLARKRGILSEEAK